The segment TAAACAGCCTCATCACTGACGGAGCTGTGGTTAATAGGGGTTTTAATTAACTGACCAATGTTCTAACTTCCTGTTTCAGCTGGCTGTGCTGCATTGCTAAAAGTTACTGGTATGCAAAACGAAACAGGTGGAgattttttacagctttttactTACCGTATGTGTAATAAAAATGCTACTGATAACATTATCCTTGGTAGCATCAtgaactgtaaaaaaataacatctccGTActgttttttatcattattattattattaatattattggcTGAGATGTTAAAGAACCCCTGACGAATGAGTTATTCTAAAACAGGATATTTGGCAGGGTGATGTAACTCTCACACACGGATGTTTTACCAAATGGAAGGGTGGAGGGGGAATTTAACTTGTCTCCTTGCAGTTCTCCACACCTATTAAACAAATAGTAAGTtagcacacacatacacacctgcCCATACGGGTGATTCTGCTTGTTTTAAGTAGGAGGAAAACACTGGGCCGTCGTACATTAACTTGATGTGTTTGCTGGACTACCCTTTCACACAGTAGAAGAGTGTCTGGGTGTTGGGGGAGGGCAGatccagagtaaaaaaaaaaaaaggcttgtgtttggttctgttctTTGTCAACAGCCTTGGAAAAGAGCCATCGTCTGCTCAGTTGGGAAAACCTTTTTGTGTGGGTTTATTCAAGCCTGTAAAGCCTTGGCAAACCGGCCTCACTCCAGCTCCCCTGCCGGCCTCCATCAGTGCGCTTCCTGTGCTGCACACTGACACTAACTCACAGAGGCCGCATTTAAAGATAACGTGACTGATATTCATGGCTGTCAGATCACATCCCACGATCATATTGTCCCTACATTTTGTAGATATGACCTATGCTGTGATTTGCTTGCTGTTTGTCTCCTTTCAAAGGAACAAGAATATACAACCACATTTGGAGATGATTATCCAGAGTTTATTCAAGCAATAAAATGACAACACAGATAAATAAGTCAGGTATTTATCCCTATAACCAGCATCATTATGAATACAGGTGAAAACATCTTGGAGTCAGATGGCCCAAATGACAAGAACACCAAACAATGGGTTTAACATGAAGTCTGACTTTTTCCCCCacaattcctaaaaaaaatacatagatgAAAAGGTAACACGTAGGTATGAAAGGGGGGTATGAAGTGACAAAGGGGTGAACTGAGCAGGAGCTGATAGGTGAAAAGAAAACCTGGCATTTCAGCATGGCGGTGCTAGTGTCACACTGCTGTGAATGCGTGGACCTTTTCTCTGCTGCAGGAAACTTAATGCAAAGGAGGGAAATACCTTCGCTGCTTGTCATTAAGTTTTGCAAAGGCCTGTTAATAAGCTGTCTGCTGAAATTGGTTGtggtaaaacacaaaaacagtgtACCATGGTGaccaaaattataaataaataaataaataagaatgggTTCACAAATTTAAAGCTCCACTGTACTGCAAGAAAATGTTTAGCGTAATGCTTTTTAAATTCACATGAAACAGAGATGGATGAAAGGCAGCGCCAGCGTCTCTTTTATGATCCAATCTAATTTGGGCTTCAAAGTGTCtgggaagcttttttttattctaacctACTGTCAGAAAGTACTGTGCACAAAGTTATGTAACCATTCGCCATGGCTGCGCTGCCATATTCACAGCTCACATTTCTCAAATTCACAGATGGACTGTAAATGCCAGCATCAATATAGTCAAAACTGAGGGGAAAAGGTCTGTCATAAACACAGGCATCCTACTGGGGTTTTATGAAggacaccaaaacaaaaacgaTGGGGgctttaaaaaagcaacaaaaatattttgtcgTCATTGCTCGATGAGTCACCGctctgccgctgctgctgccgttGCTGATGCTGTCCCCCATCCTGTCTGATTGCCCTTCAAACATCTTGTCCTCACTGTGGCTGCTCTCTGTGCAAAGACAGAACAGTTTGTATGTAGACTGGCAATGTTTGTCCCCAGACTCAACATACAGTGCAGGTCTGAGAGGCTGGAAGTGATTTccattgccttgcaaaagtgttcattaGCCTTGAGCTTTTCCACATTCTGTCTAGTTATAAACGTCAACATATTACATTGGAGTTTTATGTCATGTACAAACACAAGCCAGCGCATAACTGTGAAGATGAAGAAAAAGGATTCATGAATATGCACAagtatgctttgatctaaaccatcctgCCTTAATAACCtctaatatatttaattttgctccaaaaaaattacaaattaaacATTACAATGtataatttgtaaaaacaaaatgcccAGGGAtagaaatattttcacaaaGCACTTCACTTTGCAAAACACAGTGCTCATTGTTATTCATTCCTGCCACCAGAGGCTGCCGGTGCCTCACATAACGAGAGCTTCTCTACTAATACTAACACCTTCATGCCCTAACTCACATGGGGTCATAGGTGCTCTGCTCTTTGGATTTGAGGAAGCGCATGGCGATGAAGCCGCCGGCCTGCAGACACAGCACCAGTATAATCCCGCCTATGAAGCTGGCCATGTCAAACTTGGCCTGGGAAAACTCGGACGAGTTGGAGCCACTGTCACCACCTTGACAAGAACAGAGTTCACAGAGTTTGCATTGCCATTATATCAAGGAAAGAAAGAGATGAAAAGGAAAAGGGCACAGCTGGATGTTCTTTGGAAAACGTTTTGCCCGCTTTAAAGGGAATTATGTTTGACGTAAGAaagaagggggtggggggtagaAATGGCTGCTGAGACAGAGCTGATCCCATTTACCTGAGTCACCTTCACTTCCACCGGCGGCAACAGTCTCTACAACTGGAAAATGAAATATCTGATAGAATCAGTGGGCTGTCTTAAATACACTTTccacatttctatttttttagtaCCTGAGCACAGTTCAGACACTCTGGTCCAGCTGCAGTTCATGCCGCTGTCCGCAGAATCCCCCTGATCTGTCACACACATGCCTGTATCGTTACCTGAGAGGAAAGAAGAAGCAGCATTTCAGCGCATGTTACCGTGCATTCGTGGGATGCTGAATAATTCAGTCTTCTGGTACAAACGAGAGGAGCTTGTGTTACAGCAGCGTCAACGATTGAATTACTATCAGAGGTCAGGTGTGTGCTGTACCAGCTGGGCAAAGCCTCCAGACGCAGCCTGTCAGGTTAAGCATGGAGTCTCCGACACACAGATCACATGACTCAGCCTGTGAACAATCTGAAAGACAAAATTGGCTGTCAATCATAAAAGCACCATGATTCAgacaatttaaatgaataaatatttaggCCATCCAgccaagagagaaaaaaaatccactaaTGTTTCTCACTTGGTTTGtgagaaacaatgaaacaaatatGGGTCACAAAGAATGCATCCATTTAAATAAAGGAGCTGTGGAAAAATTGCATTTAGATGTGGAATATACCAGACAAAAGTTGTTCTTACATTAGATAATAAATGCAAACCATCAAACAATTCCTACCTGATTGTGAGTGTGCTAAAGGAACCACTGCCAGAAGCAGCAAAGACGAGAAAAGGACCCTTAGAGCTAAATGTTGCATTGTGATGACCACAAAACAACAACCTGTGGCGTTTATGCCttaaaaatgcagcaaattattagcaaaaagtaaaatatttccagcctGTCCGTAAAAGGGATTCTGAAAGTTGCCCCGCTGTGGTATGGTTCCTACCGAGGgcacacagagaaagagaccAGGAGATCTTTGTAACACGAGCAAGACCAAGCCTGGTTCCCCTGGCAACCAGGTGGCCTACCTCAACCGTCCTGAAATAAACACCTGTTTAAACGGGCTGACACCTGTTTACCTCAGCAGGCCGCGCATGAGGAGAAACATGTGCATTTACTCCTATGTCTTTACAAAAGCCAGGATGTTTGAATAACAAGGTCCAAATTAAGCTTGATTAAGTCAGTAAATTgattcataattttattttctacccTGTTTTATGACAGCTGTAGTTTTTCTAAATTATACTTGGGACTTTGAGTATCTAAACACAAGTTGCTGATTAAAGTTTAAGTATGTGTCTGTACTTGtactgttagatctcagtgctccATTCGATAAAGTTGATCAGAATATTCCCCTAGAAAGACTAGGATTAAGATTaagggaaagcattaggctggtttaaatcttatttgtctgacagattccagtttgttcatgttaataataaatcttcttcaaattctagggtcacctgtggagtaccacagggttcagtccttagaccaattctctttaatatttatatatatgtatatatttatatatatatatatatatatatatatatatatatatatatatatatatatatatatatatatatatatatatatatatatatatatgcttccgattggcaaaattatcagacagcatgggattaatttccactgttatgctgatgacactcagctatatttatccataaatcctaaTGAATCCAATAAATTACTtagactgcagtcatgtcttgatgacaccaaaacctggatgactttgaatttcctgcttttaaattctgacaagacaaaaactgtaatctttggaccagagtcctcaaaatataaacttcttaatcaataacttaatctggatggtgttaaattggcctctggtaataatgtaaaaaaccttggtgttatttttgaccaagacatgtcatttaaattcccatatcaaacaggtttccagggtttccttttttcacctccagaatatcgaCAGAATTAGAAATATATTGTCCAGGAgggatgctgaaaaactagtccatgcatgtGTTACTTCAAGGCTTGACTATTGTACATCTTTGCAATACAATagtcaacaaaatgcagttcgaagcctttagctgatccaaaatgcaacaagagagatcatatctctcctattttagcttcccttcattgggtTCCTGTTAAACCAAGAACAACATTAAACCTTCACAATCTTCTATAATGGTTTCGATATAAAAAGTAGTTTGTAAACTATTGAATTGAGGAGGGTGAATAAAATGCATGCAacacttttcatgtttttcccttccacttcacaatgcACTCATTATGCACTagcttgtgttggtctatcacataatcCTAATTAAATACGTTGCAGTtagtggttgtaacgtgacaaaatgagaaaagttgTAAGGCatatgaatacctttgcaattCTCTCTATTTAAGAGATGCGGTTTAAAGTGGTTGCAGAAaatgaatagaatagaataatctTTTTTTGGTCCCTGAATGGGGACATTCACTGTATCAGTAGGCGAACAGGTGAATGGAAAGCACACAGTTGACTAAaaatttttaataatgaaaataaaacttagAGATGGTACAGTACTATCAAATATGCAAAGTTAGATGAACAACAGAGATATACAAAGTAAAAGCAAAATAGCAAAATGTACAGTGAAAAACTGTACAACTtgtgcttttgtatttttttggcccAAAACATAGTATTTATAAGAAAAGAGACACCTGTGCAAAGAATAGACGGAATATAAATAGCTTAATGTGTTTGTTGGGAACATTAATGGTGATACAGTCTAACAACTGCTGCTGGGCTCCTTTGTGCATCATAGCTGCAGCAgcctgtcactgaaagagctttCCAGCTCTGTAACCCATGGGTTAAAGGAGACAGTGGCCAAAAGAGAAGTTATTTTTTGCTATAGTTCTCCTTTCTTCCACCACCTGCACAGAGTCGAGTTGCCACCCTAGGACAGAACTGGCCTTCCTCAAAAACACGTCTCAGCTGCtgaaaagctgctgctccagcaggCAACGCCATAGAAGATAGCTGATGCTACAACAGAGTCAAAAAGATCAATGTTTCCTCTCTTTAGAAGGAGCTCCACAGCTCCAGCCTACATTTTTGCACACAAACCCGTACAGTACTACGAGTCCTCCGAGTGTGCACATGCAGCTGTCTCATTCAGATGCACTGAGTCACAGCCACCGACCAGACGTATTCAGCCCAGAGTCACGACACACTTTGCATGTTAATACAATTTACTCCACAATTACTACCTCTTCCTCTCTCAATCATGATGTTCACATGATTCAACGTGGCAAACAATCTCAACATGTCTGGGAGATCGCAGTTTGACGTGACTGAAGAGAAAGATAGAAGGCAGTCACATTCTTGCCACGGATGCAAGTCAAAACATATACATATGGTgtttagaaataataaatattacGCATAACACAATTGAaatagaaaggaaaaacatccatgcaatatttttgcttaaatACTAGGCTTCTAGGcagttctttgcaaaataatatGCTCATGGCGCACCCGAGATCTTATGATATTATACATGCACGACAGAGAATCAGGTAAAACAGCTTTAATGTTGCAGGAAATTCGAGATGCCAGCTAATACAGACGACAGTAATTGAGATTACGAGCGTTTTACACTTCGGGGCGTCGCTGTGTCGTAGGTGGCATTTATGGGCAGGAAGCGTGACCATATAAGGCTCGAACAGAACGAGATTCCCCTCAGTTAGCTCGTTGCTCTGCGCCCATGCACAGACACCTCTCCTGCATCACCCACGCTCACTACCAGACAGGGGGAAGCCACGAttgttgttttctctctctctctctccctgtctcATTAGAGAGCAACAAACTAAATATGTTAAATCACCCCTAGTTAACAGGAAAGGCACTTAATCTGTATTGCAATTTAATATGTTTCGCCTTTTGTGTCCGTCGGTAGAGGCACGGTCATTACAAATGTGATTAGTTACAATGAATGCTCGGAATTCAAAATCCTTCTTCGTTTTAATCTGATAAAAACCTAAGAATAAGGAGAGAAAACAGATTGTTGCTTCAAAGtggtttattttcacattttgaaacaaaattCAATTGGATTAAATCTCCCACAAATATTTGAGACGCTACAAAAAATCTTACAGCATTCgtttatgttttgttatataACCAGAAATCTGTGTCTCTAACTGATGTCGGGGGTGTGGAAATGAGCTCTCTCTGCCAGAGCAACCCAATTTCTCTTTGTATTGGGTTTATTTCATAAGGTATTAGTCATTTGAAGCGTCTAATTCCGGGAATCATATCCAGTAGTTTCCCAGTATTGATCATGAATATCACTTATATGGCATTGCTCATGTTGTTGTCTTATTCTATTTCAGAATGTGATTCTGTTATTCTATCAAGcccattgataaaaaaaacgaTGTGTGACGACTCTTTTGCTGCGTTTAAAACGGGTGGCAATTTGTTTAGAGCATAAATAACACAAACTAGATCCAACAGCAATATTGCACAAGGGAAATTATTAAtgataatgacaataaaacaacaaaaagaaatcttCAAAATCCAGGACAAACAAATGACACGCACAGCAAATGATACAAATTTGCtcattaaatacaaaatgacTCTTTATCCGCAGGTTTAGGTGGGTGCTTTTCACGTGAAGCCCCTACAGAGCTTCGTTTCACGCAGATTCGTGTCGCTCTGTGGGACATCTCCCTGTGAGTCATCCCCCGATGTgtttcagcaccatggacagcctCAGCCTCGACTCCCACCCCCAAACAGCGAAGGACCTTGATTGCCCGAAACAAAGCAAGCCCCCAATCAGCGTCTCTGGGTCATGTTGAAGAATGTGTATGTTGGAGTaggagggaggtggggggaacGTCTGTTGATGGTCATCATTTACCATAAATGAGAGCTACATGGAGCCGCAGTGGGAGGGGCCACAGGGATGCCGCATTTTTCTGAATGAAATTACTCCACGTGCACCGCCCCCTCCCCTGTCCTCCTTCATCGTTCTCGCCGCATCCCAAATGCGCGTCTCTGATTGGTCGAGCCTCCCAGTCGCTGACGTCAGCCAAGCTCTCTTGTGGACGAGACCCGCGGAAAAGCATCCATTCTGCCAACTGTAAGCGCTCCGGAGAGATTAAGGAAGAAGGGGATGCGATCCGagccgagagagagagaaagaagctCGGGGACTGAGGCTTTTTAAACCCGGCGCAGCATCACCTCACCCTCATCCCTTTTCTCCTGGATCTGATCAGAGAAGAGAACAAAATCAGCTTTTGCAAACCGCTTTTCTAAAAAGGTAAGAGGAGTCATTGCGTGAAAATGTTTGTAAGCTCTTTGGGGtgcacgttttctttttttatgtgtgcgtgAATGTGGTGCGTTAAACCTGCATGCGCGAGTGTTATACAACAGGGTTCTCCGCACAAGGAGGTGGGAAATACCTCCTCCTTGCTCTGGGATTGGAGAGCAGGGAGGATGAAAGACTCCCGTTTGCCGCAGATTGATCttaaaatagaaatgatcaGGTGTGAATAATGAACTAGAAGAAAACTGTATCTGGTACAGCTGGTATTTTCTTGGAAGAAAAGAAGTAAATCTGGGCATGCACTGGAAGAGATAAAGGCTATTTACCGAGACACGTTTTTCCtgttaaatgcataaataattaATCTGTTGGAATGAGCAGGACTATCGATCACTCGATTTTCACAACCTACCCCACAGACCTTGATGCCACTGATGATGTTGGCCAACAAGATATAATGTACAAAATCTGGACCTAACTGTAGAGCTgcatgtacctttttttttatttggtcacGTTAGTACTGCACATTTCAACATATtcaattaggattttatgtaacagacAGACTCAAAGTATCacacaattgtgaagtagagCGAAAAGGATACATGCTGTTTAAATCTTcccccaaaataaataattaaattacttaAACACTGCATTTGTATAAGATATCAGTATGAGACAGAGATGTTTGcaaatttttttgtaaaatagccCAAACTCGGTCTGATTAGGTGGAAATTGCTTGTGAACATAAATCTTCAACATTCCTGTGCAAATTCttagttatccgggtcatcgcagcGGCAAACAACCGATTGCATTTACGTCTGGACTTCGACTGGGTCACTTTGGAACCTTGaaatgttttgatctaaatcatCCATTGCAACCCTGGctgtttgtcctgctggaaggcgaGCCTCTAAACCTCAAGTCTTTTgaagcctctaacaggtttcctCAAAGGATTGCTCTGTATCTGGCTCCATTCAGCTTCCATTCGACTCAGAGCAGCTTCCACGTCCCTgccaaagaaaagcatccccaaagcatgatgctaccaccaccatgcttcatcATGGGGATGGCGTGTTCAGGGTGTTTATGAGTTTTAGTTTCCCTCCACATAGTGTTTGCTTGTAGGTCAAAAAGCTTAATGTTGGCTTCATCTTATCAGAAGACTTTCTTCACCATCTTTGCTGTCTCCTGTTGCCTTGCAACAATCTATAAATTGGACAGTCTAGGTTGTTGGCCGTGTCTTGGTTATATTTTTGACAACTCTCCAATGGCTTCACAGAGCAGTTGCTCAACGTTACACATGGATGGCagttatttactaattaggttaCTTTTGATGGCGATTGTTAACCCTGGGTTTTAATGTGAGACATCAGAGTAGAACTTGGTTAAATtaaaccatttattgttttcttttcatttcaagTTTATGCCCTatgttgtgttggtctgtcataaaaaacaatttgatgaaatgggggaaaaaagggtgAAGAAGTTCAacagatgtgaatacttttccaaggcactgtaagaagatatgaaaatgtaaacaactAATGGCCTTTGGAAAGCAGTTCTAAAGATGGGCAGCTTTCAAACGCTGTATTTTGGAGATTATGTTTCTCAACAATTGACATTTGATGCTCTTAGCACAACTCCACTGGAATAACCGAGTTTAACAGCTGAACTTTTTCATAATTGAATTAAGTCCTCATTTTGTTTCGAGCAGCCTCAGAGACTCAAACCACATAGTTCCAATAATTACCATTTAATGAACAAAGAGCGATGCAGTAATGAGTCATTAAAgcttatctcttttttttcttcacttccTCTTTTAGGTTTTACTGGTGCTACTGTTAAACCAGCCATGAACCCGAACGCATCAGAGCTGCCCTGGGATGAGTCCTCAGGCCTGGAACCGTTCTTCCCGCTGGACCCGCAGGAAAGCTTCTCTCCACCTGAAGCCCCACCACTCACCGTCTGGGGCGTGGCCCTCTGTGTTTCAGGGACCCTCATTGCCACTGAGAACGCCATTGTGGTGACCACCATCTTGGCCACCCCGTCTCTCCGTGCCCCGGTCTTCCTGCTGCTGGCCAGCCTCGGCCTGGCCGACCTCCTGGCAGGCGTGGCGCTCATCCTGCACTTCCTCTTCCGGTACTGCGTGAAGCCCAATGATTGGTCCGAGCTGCTGACCTCGGGGCTGCTGGTGACCTCTCTGACCACCTCCCTTTGCAGCCTCATGGGCGTTGCCCTGGATAGATACCTGTCTTTGAGCCACGCCCTCACCTATGGCTCTGGCCAGTCGCGCCGCAGAGCCGCCACCCTCCTCCTGCTGGTCTGGTTGGGTGCTTGTGTCATTGGCGCAGGACCTGCTATGGGATGGCACTGCCTTGAGGATCCAAACTCCTGTTCCGTAGCACGACCCCTGACCCGAACCTATCTATCGCTGCTATGTGGTGGCTTCCTGATGGTTGTAATTGTAACTCTGCAGCTGTACGCAGGGATCTGCCGCGTTGCAAGGCGGCACGCCCACGCCATCGCAACCCAGAGGCACTTCCTGCCCACCAACCAGCCATATCCAAGCAGACACAGCAGTGGGAAGGGTTTCTCTCGCCTGATCCTGGTCCTGAGTGTGTTTGTGGGTTGCTGGATGCCCTTTTCCCTCTGGGGGCTGCTTGGAGACGCGTCCAGCCCTCCCCTGTACACCTATGCCACTTTGGTGCCAGCGGCTGGCAGCTCCTTGCTCAACCCCATCCTCTACAGCCTGAGAAACAAAGACATTCGCAAGGTGCTGCTCCACGCCTGCTGCCCACACAGATTCTCGCACAGCACGCAGACTCATTACCCCGTCGACGTGTAAAATCAGTCCAAGCTGCACTCAATCTATGCCAGACATATCATTGTGTATGTGCCACAACACCCAGAATCTGCACTCAGTGTCGTACACGTCCGAAAGAGAGAAGAACCCTTCTCTCCcccactgagaaaaaaaaaaacactccaacACCCCGAGGCAGCATGTTGTTTCCAAACTAAAGTCCTCCAAATCAGAATGTACTGAACTGTCCTGGCCCGCAGCCAGCCTTGGACTAAACGTACTGTCCGGTGTATACTTTGTGCCTCAGACAACTGTAGCTCCACTGGATCTCCAGAATCAAACAATCACAGGAACGCTACATGTTTGGATTGAACGAGTGTGAGCACTTTAAGAGGAGGGGAAGCGCTGGGTTTTTACCACCTGACAGTGTGAAAACATGTGATCCAAAGCCCAGTTTTGATTACttgaaatgtgtgaaaaaaacaagttgaaatatatattttgcacaTGCTGACAAAAGCACTTTGAGATGTACTGaccatatgtttttttgttgcacaaCCTTTTGGAGATGGATGAATATTTTATACTGATGAATAATAAATAAGTCTTTTCTACTGTATGATGTCAGTAtcgttctctttttaatttctctagaAGCATATTATACTGCGTTTATGTCTGTTTCCCCTCCCTCATTAACTCACTTTTGTATAAACCGATGCACTGGCTTTCTAAGGAAATTAATTACTTGGTTGCCGATTTGTTAGAGTCTCTCTGAATCTAAGGCATCCCTTTGAAATCTGCAAAGCAGCTATGGCTTCAGGGTAAAGTGATTATCCAAGAGGGTTTTCTCACTCTCCACTTGTTTTCTGATCTTTAAACGCCCCCGCACATTCAGATCCAGGCGCAGTCAAAAGGTGTCCACTGCTGATAAAGAAAACAATGAGTCATGGCTAAAGCACGTGGattgtttttaaaggtttatcaTTCTTTGGAGCTTTTTATGAAGACATATAGTGCCTAACAAAAGTGCATAACCCCTAAATTCTTTCCACATTTAGTCATGTGGCCACCAGACTTCACTGTATGTAATGTAATGAACCATAATAGAGCAGAACTTGTACTGTAAAATGGAATGAAAAAGCCATGGTTAGAAGAAAAATAGATTTGCAGTTTATCTCAAGCCATGTAGGGAACACAGGAACCATGTAGGAGGTGCGTTGATTTGCTCAGATGAGACCGAAACTGAACTTTGTGGCCTACGTGCAAGTCGCTGTATTTGGCAGAAAGCTACCTTCAAGTtatcctgaacacaccatccccacggTGACAGATGTTGGCGGCAGCATCCATGATGTggtgatgcttttcttcagcaaggacCTGGAAGCTGATCAGGGGAGACTAATAAAGCCAAATACAATGCTGGGAAGAAACCTGCTAGAGGCTGCAAAAATACTCAATGGATGGGGCAGAGGTTCAACTTCTAGGAGGAAGACTAACCTAAATACAACACattgtgttagaatggcctagtcaaagtccagacctaaatcaggGTCTCAGTATGCTAAATTTAAGACTTTTAAGGTGATTAGGATTTGAATGGATGACCTACAgtcaaaataaattttaatatgGGTTCCATATGGGTTTTGATGCTATACTCTAATCTTAAATGGCATGATTTCATTATATGTGAGCAACAA is part of the Fundulus heteroclitus isolate FHET01 chromosome 13, MU-UCD_Fhet_4.1, whole genome shotgun sequence genome and harbors:
- the cd164l2 gene encoding CD164 sialomucin-like 2 protein isoform X3, with amino-acid sequence MQHLALRVLFSSLLLLAVVPLAHSQSDCSQAESCDLCVGDSMLNLTGCVWRLCPAGNDTGMCVTDQGDSADSGMNCSWTRVSELCSGGDSGSNSSEFSQAKFDMASFIGGIILVLCLQAGGFIAMRFLKSKEQSTYDPIEQPQ
- the cd164l2 gene encoding CD164 sialomucin-like 2 protein isoform X1, giving the protein MQHLALRVLFSSLLLLAVVPLAHSQSDCSQAESCDLCVGDSMLNLTGCVWRLCPAGNDTGMCVTDQGDSADSGMNCSWTRVSELCSVVETVAAGGSEGDSGGDSGSNSSEFSQAKFDMASFIGGIILVLCLQAGGFIAMRFLKSKEQSTYDPIEQPQ
- the cd164l2 gene encoding CD164 sialomucin-like 2 protein isoform X2, whose amino-acid sequence is MSILFCKELPRSLADCSQAESCDLCVGDSMLNLTGCVWRLCPAGNDTGMCVTDQGDSADSGMNCSWTRVSELCSVVETVAAGGSEGDSGGDSGSNSSEFSQAKFDMASFIGGIILVLCLQAGGFIAMRFLKSKEQSTYDPIEQPQ
- the gpr186 gene encoding G protein-coupled receptor 186, with protein sequence MNPNASELPWDESSGLEPFFPLDPQESFSPPEAPPLTVWGVALCVSGTLIATENAIVVTTILATPSLRAPVFLLLASLGLADLLAGVALILHFLFRYCVKPNDWSELLTSGLLVTSLTTSLCSLMGVALDRYLSLSHALTYGSGQSRRRAATLLLLVWLGACVIGAGPAMGWHCLEDPNSCSVARPLTRTYLSLLCGGFLMVVIVTLQLYAGICRVARRHAHAIATQRHFLPTNQPYPSRHSSGKGFSRLILVLSVFVGCWMPFSLWGLLGDASSPPLYTYATLVPAAGSSLLNPILYSLRNKDIRKVLLHACCPHRFSHSTQTHYPVDV